The following coding sequences lie in one Loxodonta africana isolate mLoxAfr1 chromosome X, mLoxAfr1.hap2, whole genome shotgun sequence genomic window:
- the SPIN3 gene encoding spindlin-3, whose amino-acid sequence MKTQFGKAAAGQRSRTGAGHASVSVTMMKRKATHKKHRSRSISQPRRNFVGCRIQHGWKDGDEPLTQWKGTVLDQVPVNPSLYLIKYDGFDCVYGLELHRDERVSSLEVLPNRAASSRISDTHLSEIMIGKAVEHIFETEEGSKNEWRGMVLAQAPVMNTWFYITYEKDPVLYMYQLLDDYKDGDLRILQDSDHSSPAEREPGEVIDSLVGKQVEYAKDDGSKRTGMVIHQVEAKPSVYFIKFDDDFHIYVYDLVKTS is encoded by the coding sequence ATGAAGACCCAGTTCGGAAAGGCAGCTGCAGGGCAGCGGTCCAGGACAGGCGCGGGACATGCTAGCGTGTCTGTTACCATGATGAAGAGGAAGGCTACACACAAAAAGCATCGGAGCAGATCCATCTCCCAGCCCCGGAGGAACTTCGTGGGCTGCAGGATTCAGCACGGATGGAAAGACGGAGATGAACCTCTAacacagtggaagggaactgttCTGGATCAGGTACCTGTAAATCCCTCTCTGTATCTTATCAAATACGATGGATTTGACTGTGTATATGGATTGGAACTTCACAGAGATGAAAGAGTGTCATCACTTGAAGTCCTTCCTAATAGAGCTGCATCATCTAGAATCAGTGATACTCATTTATCAGAAATCATGATTGGCAAAGCAGTGGAACACATTTTTGAAACAGAGGAAGGTTCCAAAAATGAATGGAGGGGGATGGTCTTAGCTCAGGCACCTGTCATGAACACATGGTTTTACATTACTTATGAGAAAGATCCTGTATTGTATATGTACCAACTATTAGATGATTATAAAGACGGTGACCTCCGCATCCTTCAAGATTCCGATCATTCTTCTCCAGcagagagggaacctggagaagTCATAGACAGCCTAGTAGGCAAACAGGTGGAATACGCCAAAGATGATGGCTCCAAGAGAACTGGCATGGTCATTCATCAGGTAGAAGCGAAACCTTCTGTGTACTTTATCAAATTTGATGATGATTTCCATATCTATGTCTACGATTTGGTAAAAACATCTTAG